One part of the Lotus japonicus ecotype B-129 chromosome 2, LjGifu_v1.2 genome encodes these proteins:
- the LOC130740801 gene encoding serine/threonine-protein kinase SRK2I-like, with protein sequence MDRASATATMDMPIMHDSDRYDFVRDIGSGNFGVARLMRDKHTKELVAVKYIERGDKIYENVKREIINHRSLRHPNIVRFKEVILTPTHLAIVMEYASGGELFEKIHSAGRFTEDEARFFFQQLISGVSYCHSMQICHRDLKLENTLLDGSPALHLKICDFGYSKSSVLHSQPKSTVGTPAYIAPEVLLKQEYDGKIADVWSCGVTLYVMLVGTYPFEDPDDPKDFRKTIQRVLTVQYSIPDFVQVSPECRHLISRIFVFDPAERITIPEILKNEWFLKNLPADQKIMSNQFEEPDQPMQSIDTIMQIISEATIPAAGSYSLDQFMADNLDMDDGMDDLDSDFELDCDSSGEIVYAI encoded by the exons ATGGATCGGGCGTCGGCGACGGCTACCATGGATATGCCGATCATGCACGACAGCGACCGGTACGATTTCGTCCGCGATATCGGGTCAGGGAACTTCGGCGTCGCCAGGCTCATGAGGGATAAGCACACCAAAGAGCTCGTTGCTGTCAAGTACATCGAACGCGGAGATAAG ATTTATGAAAATGTTAAGAGAGAAATCATTAATCACAGGTCTCTCAGGCATCCTAACATTGTCAGGTTTAAGGAG GTCATTTTAACACCTACTCATCTGGCCATTGTAATGGAATATGCTTCTGGAGGAGAGCTATTTGAGAAAATCCACAGTGCAGGGCGTTTTACTGAGGATGAG GCTCGTTTCTTCTTTCAACAACTCATATCTGGGGTCAGCTATTGTCATTCAATG CAAATTTGTCACCGGGATCTGAAGTTGGAAAACACTTTGTTGGATGGAAGTCCAGCACTTCATTTGAAGATATGCGATTTTGGATACTCCAAG TCTTCTGTGCTTCATTCTCAACCAAAGTCAACTGTGGGAACTCCAGCATATATTGCTCCAGAAGTACTGCTGAAGCAAGAGTATGATGGCAAG ATTGCAGATGTCTGGTCATGTGGTGTAACCTTATATGTAATGCTAGTGGGAACATATCCTTTTGAAGATCCAGATGATCCAAAGGATTTCCGGAAGACAATTCAG AGGGTTCTCACTGTCCAGTATTCCATTCCAGACTTTGTTCAAGTGTCTCCTGAGTGCCGCCACCTTATCTCTAGGATCTTTGTTTTTGATCCTGCAGAG AGAATCACCATTCCTGAAATACTGAAAAATGAATGGTTTCTGAAGAATCTTCCTGCTGATCAAAAGATAATGAGTAACCAATTCGAAGAGCCAGACCAGCCCATGCAGAGCATTGATACGATCATGCAGATAATTTCAGAAGCTACTATACCAGCAGCTGGGTCTTATTCTTTAGATCAGTTTATGGCTGATAACCTTGATATGGATGATGGCATGGATGACTTAGACTCCGACTTTGAACTTGATTGTGATAGTAGTGGGGAGATAGTGTATGCCATATAA
- the LOC130735845 gene encoding reticulon-like protein B13, whose translation MSSEAAASDTQPFTTNSSDGGHGIVKDVVLWRRKKLSALVLVAATATWALMQVFQFNFLTVISWAAIFLVASIFLYANVCRLLGKGAPSLSRLELREETAMGMGNTVRAWIEEAIRWLIRVSTEEDWPAFVRVVAGLWSLSYVGSSMDLLTFIYIGILVGMTLPIAYTKNEDRIKRLMEWLKEKYKRSYEIIDRKAINEIKSKLVNDKGKKTE comes from the exons ATGTCCTCAGAAGCAGCCGCATCAGATACACAACCTTTCACAACCAATTCCTCGG ATGGTGGCCATGGCATAGTGAAGGACGTTGTCCTGTGGAGAAGAAAGAAACTAAGTGCACTTGTTCTTGTAGCGGCAACAGCAACATGGGCGTTGATGCAAGTATTTCAATTCAACTTCCTCACTGTCATATCTTGGGCAGCCATATTTCTTGTTGCCTCAATTTTTCTCTATGCCAATGTGTGTAGACTTTTGGGCAA GGGAGCACCGAGCTTGTCCAGATTGGAATTGAGGGAAGAAACTGCTATGGGAATGGGAAACACAGTTCGAGCATGGATTGAAGAAGCAATAAGGTGGTTGATCCGGGTGAGCACAGAGGAAGATTGGCCTGCATTTGTGAGAGTTGTTGCTGGGTTGTGGTCACTCTCTTATGTAGGAAGCAGCATGGACCTCCTAACATTCATTTACATAg GTATATTGGTGGGCATGACACTTCCAATCGCTTATACCAAGAATGAAGACAGGATCAAGAGACTCATGGAGTGGTTGAAGGAGAAATACAAGAGATCCTATGAGATCATTGATCGGAAAGCCATTAATGAGATCAAAAGCAAACTAGTGAATGACAAGGGGAAGAAAACAgagtag
- the LOC130740800 gene encoding probable disease resistance protein At5g66900, with protein sequence MADLFTGALAGAVMGEMVKRALQTIENGRKFGPTLETNTQTLTALAPLVEEMMRYNEELDRPREEIEPLLSHIREGEELVRHSKKLSLWRFFSLSSYQSKLQRSDEKLKRHLSVNTQVESKRDLMEILLKVKEILEILERKEGLGGKCQIRGLSGAPVEPKCLGMDEPLNKLKMELLKDGVSVLVLTALGGSGKTTLAKKLCWDPQIKGKFGGNIFFITVSRMPNLKTIVQTLFEHCGCRVPEFQNDEDAINRLGLLLRLVGRNPTLLVLDDVWPSSEGLVEKFKFHMSDYKILVTSRVAFRRFGTPCQLDPLCHDHAISLFHHFAQLNDNNSYIPDENLVHEIVKGCKGSPLALQVIAGSLCRQPFEVWHNMKDRLQSQSILESGDTDLLRRLQQSLDILEEKFNINEKECFMDLGLFPEDQRIPVTALIDMWAELYNLDEDGRNAMTIVHDLTSRNLINFIVTRKVASDAGVCYNNHFVMLHDLLRELAIHQSKGEPFEQRKRLIIDLNGDNRPEWWVGQNQQGFIGRLFSFLPRMLVKQKQLSVAARILSISTDENFTSDWCDLRPDETEVLILNLCSSQYSLPEFTEKMSKLKALIVTNYGFHRSELNKIELLGVLSNLKRIRLEKVSIPRLCILKNLRKMSLYMCNTKQAFESCSIQISDAMPNLVELSIDYCSDLVKLPDDLCNITPLKKLSITNCHKLSALPQEIAKLENLEVLRLCSCSDLVEMPDSVGGLKKLRCLDISDCINLPKLPDDIGDLQKLEKLYMKSCSNLSRLPSSVSNFQQLNVICDEERAALWENIPSIPNLKIEMPAVDVNLNWLHGVRS encoded by the exons ATGGCGGATCTCTTCACCGGAGCCTTAGCCGGAGCGGTGATGGGAGAAATGGTGAAACGCGCTCTCCAAACCATAGAAAACGGTCGAAAATTCGGACCCACTCTTGAAACCAACACACAAACCCTAACCGCTCTGGCTCCGTTGGTGGAAGAGATGATGAGGTACAACGAGGAGCTAGATCGTCCCAGAGAAGAAATCGAGCCTCTTCTGAGTCACATTCGCGAAGGTGAAGAGCTCGTGCGCCACAGCAAGAAGCTTAGTCTATGGCGGTTTTTCTCGCTCTCCAGTTACCAGAGCAAGCTTCAGCGCAGTGACGAGAAGCTGAAGAGGCACTTGTCTGTTAACACGCAAGTGGAGAGTAAGAGGGATTTGATGGAGATCTTGTTGAAGGTTAAAGAAATTCttgagattctggagaggaagGAGGGTTTGGGTGGGAAGTGTCAGATTAGGGGTTTGAGTGGGGCTCCTGTGGAACCCAAGTGTTTGGGGATGGATGAGCCTTTGAACAAGTTGAAGATGGAGCTGCTCAAGGATGGTGTCTCTGTTCTTGTATTGACTGCTTTGGGTGGTTCAGGCAAAACCACTCTAGCTAAGAAGCTCTGTTGGGATCCTCAAATCAAAG GCAAGTTTGGGGGGAATATCTTCTTTATCACAGTCTCTAGAATGCCCAACCTGAAGACCATTGTACAGACGCTATTTGAACATTGTGGATGTCGGGTGCCTGAGTTCCAGAATGATGAAGATGCAATTAACCGATTGGGGCTTCTGCTGAGGCTGGTTGGGAGAAATCCAACACTTTTAGTCTTGGATGATGTTTGGCCTAGCTCAGAAGGCCTTGTTGAGAAGTTTAAGTTCCATATGTCAGATTACAAGATTTTGGTGACTTCAAGGGTTGCCTTTCGAAGATTTGGCACCCCATGCCAGTTGGATCCACTTTGCCATGATCACGCAATATCCCTTTTTCATCACTTTGCTCAACTGAATGACAACAACTCATACATACCTGATGAAAATCTTGTCCATGAG ATAGTGAAAGGTTGTAAGGGTTCACCGTTGGCACTTCAGGTTATTGCTGGGTCACTCTGCCGGCAACCTTTTGAGGTTTGGCATAATATGAAGGACCGTTTACAAAGTCAATCCATTCTTGAGTCTGGTGATACTGACTTACTTCGTCGCCTTCAACAAAGTTTAGATATATTGGAGGAGAAGTTCAATATCAACGAGAAGGAGTGCTTCATGGATCTAGGGCTATTTCCTGAAGACCAAAGGATCCCTGTTACTGCCCTTATTGATATGTGGGCAGAACTCTATAACCTAGATGAAGATGGTAGGAATGCAATGACCATTGTACATGATTTAACCTCCAGGAATTTGATTAATTTCATAGTTACAAG GAAAGTTGCAAGTGACGCAGGCGTGTGCTACAATAACCACTTTGTCATGCTGCATGATCTCCTCAGGGAGCTGGCAATCCACCAAAGTAAAGGGGAGCCATTTGAACAGAGAAAAAGACTGATTATCGACTTAAATGGAGATAATCGTCCTGAATGGTGGGTAGGACAGAATCAACAAGGATTCATTGGCCGTTTGTTTTCATTCTTGCCAAGAATGTTGGTGAAACAGAAACAGCTTAGTGTTGCCGCCCGCATATTGTCTATATCAACTG ATGAAAATTTTACTTCGGATTGGTGTGACTTGCGACCTGATGAAACTGAGGTTCTGATTTTAAATCTTTGCTCGAGCCAGTACTCACTACCGGAGTTTACAGAGAAAATGAGCAAATTGAAAGCTCTGATAGTTACAAACTATGGTTTTCACCGATCTGAATTAAACAAGATTGAGCTACTTGGTGTTTTGTCCAACCTGAAAAGAATCAGATTGGAAAAGGTCTCTATCCCTCGCCTGTGCATATTGAAGAACCTGAGAAAAATGTCCCTTTACATGTGTAATACAAAACAGGCTTTTGAAAGTTGTTCTATCCAAATTTCTGATGCTATGCCAAATCTAGTGGAGTTGAGCATTGACTATTGCAGTGATTTGGTGAAATTGCCTGATGATCTCTGTAATATTACCCCATTGAAGAAGCTCAGTATCACTAACTGCCACAAGCTAAGTGCACTGCCACAAGAAATTGCAAAGCTGGAGAATTTGGAAGTGCTAAGGCTTTGTTCCTGCTCTGATTTAGTAGAGATGCCGGACTCTGTTGGAGGTCTTAAGAAGTTACGATGTCTCGACATCTCAGATTGTATTAATCTTCCCAAGTTACCAGATGACATTGGTGACCTGCAAAAGCTTGAGAAGCTTTACATGAAGAGTTGCTCAAACTTGAGTAGATTGCCATCTTCTGTCTCCAATTTTCAGCAATTAAATGTGATATGCGACGAAGAAAGGGCTGCCTTATGGGAAAATATCCCTAGCATTCCCAATTTGAAGATAGAGATGCCTGCAGTAGATGTCAACTTGAACTGGCTCCATGGAGTTCGTTCGTGA